The Alphaproteobacteria bacterium US3C007 genomic interval GAGCGTTTGGATGCTGTTCAAGCTGACGTTTATAAGTAAAAATAAAATTGTGCGGGGCGTGCTGATTAGCGCCCCGCGCGCAAGTTAGGCGGGATATGCAGACAGAATATCGAAACAAAACAGCAGGATGGTTTCGCATCAACAAGCTTAGCCTTGCGCCGCTTGTTTTCTTAATTCCGGCGTTTATGTTTTTTTCCGTCTACGTGATTATTCCAATTTTCCAATCGCTGCAGCTTTCACTTTTTGAATGGAATGGGCTCTATAACGCGGAAGGCAAGTCGACAGCTCAATATATCGGCTTGGAAAATTATCGTAAGCTTTGGGTAGACCCAAATTTTTGGATCTCCATTAAAAATAATTTTCTTTGGCTGTTCCTGTATATGCTGGCGGTGCCGCTTGGGCTGTTTATCGCAATATTTTTAAACCAGACCGTGACGGGCATTCGATTTTACAAATCAATGTTCTTCTTTCCATTTGTCATCAGTCAAGTCGTGGTTGGTTTGATTTTTGGGTGGTTTTACAACCCTGATTTTGGGGTTGTTGCGAAGATATGGCAATTTATCTTCTGCGAAGAAACGGTCAATTTTATTGGCAATAAAACGGTAAAATGTGCACGCCCCGTTCCTGATATTTTATCAAGCCCAGATTGGGCAACCTATGGGATTATTTTTGCTGGTCTGTGGCCGCAAATCGCCTATTGCGTGATTTTATACCTAACGGGTCTGAACAATGTGGCCGCAGATCAAATTGAGGCGGGTCGTTTAGATGGTGCGAAAGGCTGGCGTATGCTATGGTATGTAGTTCTGCCACAATTACGCCCGGCAACGTTTATCGCGGTTGCCGTCACGGTGATTGGGGCTTTGCGCTCGTTTGATATGATCGCTATTATGACACAGGGTGGCCCCTATGGCATGACCAATGTGCTATCGCATTATATGTATGAAGTGGCGATCAGCGAATATGGTGAGCGCTATGGCTATGGCTCCGCGGTTGCAACCGTTTTATTTGCGATCATGATGGTATTTATCAGCTACTTTCTGTGGCGTATGTATCAAGATGAAAGACGGGGCGGTTAAATGTTTCCTCGTGCGATACAGCAGGCAAGCAAGCCAAAACAGGTTGCCTATTCTCTCTTTCTTCCAATTGCGTTGTTTATCTGGATTTTGCCACTTCTAGCCGTGTTTTTAACCTCGGTTCGAGGTGCAAAAGACATCAATACGGGCAATGTGTTTGGATGGCCAAGCGAATTCAAATTCGTCGAAAATTATACCGCAGTCTTTATGCAAACGGAGGCTGTGAAATATTTTTTTAACAGCTTTCTGATCACGTTACCAGCCGTCGCGATCTCGATCGCTCTGGCCTGTTTGGCTGGTTATGCGTTGGCTATTTATCGATTTCGTCTGGCATTGCCGCTATTTTTCCTTTTTGTGGCCGGAAACTTTGTGCCGTTTCAGATTTTAATGGTTCCTGTGCGCGACATGTCGGTGCAAACGGGGCTTTATAATACGATTGCCGGCCAATTCCTTTTTCACGCGGCGTTCCAAACTGGGTTTTGCACTTTGTTCATGCGCAATTTTATTAAGGCATTGCCTTTTGATTTGATTGAAAGCGCGCGCGTGGAAGGCGTCGCAGAATGGCGTATTTTTTGGTATATCATCGTGCCCTTGGTGCGCCCGGCTATTGCAGCATTGGCAGTTTTGATTTTTACCTTTGTTTGGAATGATTTCTTCTGGGCAAATGTTCTGTCACAAGGGGAACAAGTCAAGCCAATCACCGCAGGGGTGCGCGCGCTCAATGGTCAATTTGTCAGCAATTGGCAGCTTGTCTCAGCCGCGTCTTTGTTGGCGGCAGTTCCACCTGTTGCAATGTTTTTTTTCATGCAAAAGCATTTTATTGCGGGGTTAACACTTGGGGCGGTAAAATAGGAAAGAGCGCGGGAAATGGCTAAGAAAATATGTTTTATTGGTGCAGGGTCTACGATTTTTATGAAAAATATTCTGGGGGATATTTTGCATTACCCGGCGCTGAAAAATGCGCATATTGCGCTTATGGATATTGATGAGACGCGTCTATTGGAAAGTCAGTTGGTGGCGCAAAAATTAATCCTAAGCTTGAAGGCAGATTCTAAAATCACCACTCATTTGTCACAACGCGAGGCGTTGGATGGGGCGGATTTTGTGGTTGTTTGTTTTCAGATCGGAGGCTTTGAACCCTGTACTGTAACCGATTTTGAAATCCCAAAATCCTTCGGACTTGATCAAACCATCGGTGATACACTGGGAATAGGCGGGATCATGCGCGGGTTACGAACAGTGCCGCATCTTTGGTCAATTTGCGAAGACATGCTGGCGCTATGCCCCGACGCGGTGATGTTGCAATATGTAA includes:
- a CDS encoding sugar ABC transporter permease; this encodes MQTEYRNKTAGWFRINKLSLAPLVFLIPAFMFFSVYVIIPIFQSLQLSLFEWNGLYNAEGKSTAQYIGLENYRKLWVDPNFWISIKNNFLWLFLYMLAVPLGLFIAIFLNQTVTGIRFYKSMFFFPFVISQVVVGLIFGWFYNPDFGVVAKIWQFIFCEETVNFIGNKTVKCARPVPDILSSPDWATYGIIFAGLWPQIAYCVILYLTGLNNVAADQIEAGRLDGAKGWRMLWYVVLPQLRPATFIAVAVTVIGALRSFDMIAIMTQGGPYGMTNVLSHYMYEVAISEYGERYGYGSAVATVLFAIMMVFISYFLWRMYQDERRGG
- a CDS encoding carbohydrate ABC transporter permease, with the protein product MFPRAIQQASKPKQVAYSLFLPIALFIWILPLLAVFLTSVRGAKDINTGNVFGWPSEFKFVENYTAVFMQTEAVKYFFNSFLITLPAVAISIALACLAGYALAIYRFRLALPLFFLFVAGNFVPFQILMVPVRDMSVQTGLYNTIAGQFLFHAAFQTGFCTLFMRNFIKALPFDLIESARVEGVAEWRIFWYIIVPLVRPAIAALAVLIFTFVWNDFFWANVLSQGEQVKPITAGVRALNGQFVSNWQLVSAASLLAAVPPVAMFFFMQKHFIAGLTLGAVK